Proteins from a single region of Ziziphus jujuba cultivar Dongzao chromosome 1, ASM3175591v1:
- the LOC125419303 gene encoding putative leucine-rich repeat receptor-like serine/threonine-protein kinase At2g24130, with protein MLGFYRFSMFSFLCFIIFKAVALTQESVQLERDRAALLSFKSGIVSDAQHVLDDWTSSIPVCNWSGIKCNNGRDRVVELDLSGRSLRGTISPFLANLSSLTVLDLSRNSFQGDIPPKLGFLMQLTELSLSSNLLQGNIPSELGFLHKLVYLDLGSNRLNGQLPDSLFCNGSSSLQYIDLSNNSLSGEIPLKNECELKELRFFLLWSNRLVGRVPPALSNSSKLEWLDLESNMLTGELPSDIVRKMPLLQFLYLSYNDFVSHNDNTNLEPFFNSLVNSSNFQELELAGNNLGGKIPYSIGDLSTNLVQIHLHENLIFGSIPPHISKLVNLTLLNLSSNLLNGTIPPELCRMGKLERVLLSDNSLSGEIPSAFGDTSHLGLLDLSKNKLTGSIPDSFANLSQLRRLLLYENQLSGTIPPSLGKCVNLEILDLSHNQISGVLPHEISGLRSLKLYLNLSSNHLSGPLPMELSKMDMVLAIDLSSNNLSGTLPSQLGNCIALEYLNLSGNFLQGPLPVSIGKLPYLGQFDVSSNHLIGEIPLTLQASPTLKHLNFSFNNFSGNVSNKGAFSSLSMDSFLGNSGLCGSIIGMPNCRKKHHIHHLFIVTILLSLFVTPILCIFIYPLILRSNFQRKFAIFNKGDLEEGSKNLKHPTISYQQLINATGGFSPSSLIGSGRFGHVYKGVLQDNTRIAVKVLDLKAAEMISGSFKRECQILRKTRHRNLIRIITICSRPDFKALVLPLMSNGSLDRHLYPSHGLNCGLNLIQLVSICSDVAEGMAYLHHHSPVRVVHCDLKPSNILLDDDLTALVTDFGIARLNSNNNSNFANDSTSFSSTEGLLCGSVGYIAPEYGLGRPASTQGDVFSFGVLLLEIITGRRPTDVLFQRGSSLHEWVKSHYPSRLEPIVEQAVDRHAPPTFPKHRNKVWVTVILELIELGLMCTQYNPSTRPSMQDVAHEIGRLKGYISNPSFLLLEEEVDQPK; from the exons ATGCTGGGTTTCTATAGATTTTCAATGTTTAGCTTTCTCTGTTTCATCATCTTTAAAGCCGTGGCTTTGACCCAAGAAAGTGTGCAGCTCGAAAGGGATCGAGCTGCATTGCTTTCGTTCAAGTCTGGGATTGTTTCAGATGCACAGCATGTTCTTGATGATTGGACAAGTTCTATTCCTGTCTGTAACTGGTCAGGAATCAAATGCAACAATGGTAGAGACCGAGTTGTGGAGCTTGATCTTAGCGGAAGGTCACTCAGGGGAACCATTTCGCCATTTCTCGCTAACCTTTCTTCCTTAACTGTCCTTGATTTATCAAGAAATTCTTTCCAAGGTGATATTCCTCCAAAATTAGGCTTCCTTATGCAACTGACAGAACTGAGCTTATCATCCAATCTTCTTCAAGGAAACATTCCTTCTGAATTGGGTTTTCTTCACAAATTGGTTTACCTCGATTTGGGAAGCAATCGGCTTAATGGTCAGCTTCCAGACTCACTTTTCTGCAATGGGTCATCTTCTCTGCAATACATTGACCTTTCTAACAATTCTCTTAGTGGTGAAATCCCATTAAAGAATGAATGTGAGCTTAAAGAACTGAGATTTTTTCTCCTGTGGTCCAATCGACTTGTGGGTCGTGTGCCTCCTGCTCTTTCAAACTCCTCCAAGCTTGAATGGCTCGATTTGGAGTCCAACATGCTAACTGGGGAGTTGCCATCTGATATAGTACGTAAAATGCCGTTATTACAGTTCCTTTACTTGTCCTATAACGATTTTGTGAGCCATAATGATAACACCAACCTAGAACCCTTTTTCAATTCTTTGGTTAATTCCTCTAACTTCCAAGAACTAGAATTAGCAGGAAACAATCTTGGTGGGAAAATAccttatagtattggtgatctTTCTACCAATCTTGTACAAATTCATTTACATGAGAATCTCATTTTTGGTTCAATTCCTCCTCACATCTCAAAACTTGTCAATCTTACCCTTTTGAACTTGTCTAGTAACCTTTTGAATGGGACAATCCCGCCTGAACTATGCCGAATGGGAAAGCTAGAGAGGGTTCTCTTGTCAGATAATTCACTCTCTGGAGAGATTCCATCTGCTTTTGGTGACACTTCCCATCTGGGTCTCCTTGATTTGTCCAAAAACAAGCTTACTGGTTCAATTCCAGATAGTTTTGCTAATCTTTCCCAGTTGAGAAGACTCTTGCTTTATGAAAACCAGCTCTCAGGGACTATACCTCCAAGTCTAGGAAAATGTGTCAATTTAGAGATTCTTGATCTTTCCCACAACCAAATTTCAGGGGTACTTCCTCATGAAATTTCAGGATTGAGAAGCTTGAAATTATACTTGAATTTGTCTAGCAATCATTTAAGTGGACCGTTACCAATGGAGTTGAGTAAAATGGACATGGTGCTTGCTATTGATCTATCTTCCAACAATCTCTCTGGGACTCTCCCTTCACAACTTGGAAATTGCATTGCACTTGAGTACCTTAACCTTTCTGGTAATTTCTTACAGGGCCCCCTTCCGGTTTCCATTGGAAAGTTGCCTTATCTTGGACAATTCGATGTATCGTCAAACCACTTAATTGGTGAAATACCACTAACCCTGCAGGCATCTCCAACTCTAAAGCATCTCAACTTCTCCTTCAACAACTTCTCAGGGAATGTCTCAAACAAGGGAGCCTTTTCTTCTCTAAGCATGGACTCTTTCCTGGGAAATAGTGGCCTCTGCGGCTCGATAATTGGCATGCCAAATTGCAGGAAAAAACACCATATTCACCATTTGTTTATTGTGACAATTCTCTTGTCACTCTTTGTTACTCCAATTTTGTGCATATTTATCTACCCTCTGATACTCAGATCGAACTTCCAAAGaaaatttgcaattttcaaCAAAGGGGATTTAGAAGAAGGCAGTAAAAATCTAAAGCACCCAACAATCTCATACCAGCAGCTAATTAATGCCACTGGAGGGTTCAGTCCTTCAAGCTTGATTGGTTCAGGCAGGTTTGGGCATGTCTATAAGGGTGTTCTCCAAGACAATACAAGAATTGCAGTGAAGGTATTGGATTTGAAAGCAGCTGAAATGATTTCAGGAAGCTTTAAAAGAGAGTGTCAAATTCTAAGGAAAACCAGGCACAGAAACTTGATAAGGATCATTACAATTTGCAGCAGGCCAGATTTTAAGGCTCTTGTTCTGCCACTGATGTCAAATGGGAGCTTGGATAGGCATCTCTACCCTAGCCATGGATTAAACTGTGGACTGAATTTAATTCAGCTGGTGAGCATCTGCAGCGATGTAGCTGAAGGGATGGCCTATCTACACCACCATTCTCCTGTCAGAGTTGTTCACTGTGATCTCAAACCAAGCAATATTCTACTTGATGATGACTTAACGGCTTTGGTGACTGACTTTGGAATTGCAAGGCTAAATtccaataataatagcaattttGCTAATGATTCAACATCTTTCAGCTCAACAGAAGGCTTGCTATGTGGATCTGTTGGCTATATAGCTCCTG AGTATGGACTCGGAAGACCAGCTTCAACTCAGGGGGATGTTTTCAGCTTTGGGGTACTTTTACTGGAAATCATAACAGGAAGACGCCCAACTGATGTCCTTTTTCAACGAGGATCAAGCTTGCATGAATGGGTAAAAAGTCATTACCCAAGCAGGCTTGAACCCATTGTTGAACAGGCTGTGGATAGACATGCTCCACCAACATTCCCAAAGCATCGAAACAAAGTATGGGTCACTGTGATCCTGGAGCTGATTGAATTGGGTCTCATGTGCACTCAGTACAACCCTTCAACAAGACCAAGCATGCAAGATGTTGCCCATGAAATAGGGAGGTTGAAGGGGTATATCTCAAATCCTTCATTTCTTTTGTTGGAAGAAGAAGTTGACCAACCCAAATGA
- the LOC125421257 gene encoding uncharacterized protein LOC125421257: MCMAEGNTSHGVTESDIISMKEALHAQQHLLQKLYAELDEEREASSTAASEALSMILRLQGEKAAVHMESSQYKRLAEEKICHAEESMAIFEDIIYQKEMEIASLEFQIQAYKCKLLSLGCTDLGGASENRFPESLLLQGSNLCNGETAGNIRRLSSLPPILLKDSQQKKSITEKESSTVSITDMVPKEMDLEVNVQSLNTEKKSGNSAGGNFNTYWEQIKMLDERVKEISSSKSAERDKSIIKSASRICSLPLQESISKPCDPTRPEIITCLDKEKDNYHQQEEDNASTSCSSNVHDIFEVPQIDDILITREHRKRQESKVASDVEDRLGKPDLVAHDTDELSYKDDADCLKKMLLSTNQESKLCKPRESVDCNVAHVCPKIGVAADSQALFQHLSKRIDRLEGERIRTRHEISYAADEEKQLLREIREQLNVIQAEIHSLRPRKSPPQDDQPLISLMEAMLHFWL; the protein is encoded by the exons ATGTGCATGGCTGAAGGAAATACCTCTCATGGGGTTACTGAATCTGATATAATATCTATGAAAGAAGCGCTTCACGCTCAACAACACCTTCTGCAGAAACTATATGCTGAACTAGACGAGGAAAGAGAAGCATCATCTACTGCTGCTAGTGAAGCTCTATCCATGATACTGCGTTTGCAAGGAGAAAAAGCTGCAGTTCATATGGAATCTAGCCAATACAAGAGATTGGCAGAGGAAAAGATTTGTCACGCCGAGGAGTCAATGGCGATATTCGAAGATATTATCTATCAGAAAGAAATGGAAATTGCTTCTCTTGAGTTCCAAATTCAGGCTTACAAGTGCAAACTCTTAAGCTTGGGTTGTACTGATCTGGGTGGTGCCAGTGAAAATAGATTTCCAGAGAGTTTGTTGTTGCAAGGAAGTAATCTGTGTAACGGAGAAACGGCTGGCAATATCAGAAGACTGAGCTCTTTACCCCCAATTCTATTAAAGGATTCCCAGCAAAAGAAAAGCATTACAGAAAAAGAAAGCTCCACAGTCTCCATAACAGATATGGTTCCAAAGGAAATGGACCTGGAAGTTAACGTTCAGAGCTTGAATACAGAGAAGAAATCAGGAAATTCAGCAGGAGGGAACTTCAATACATATTGGGAGCAGATCAAAATGTTAGATGAACGAGTAAAAGAGATATCCTCTTCTAAAAGTGCTGAGAGAGATAAATCCATCATTAAGAGTGCATCTAGAATTTGTTCATTACCTTTACAAGAAAGCATCAGCAAACCCTGTGACCCAACAAGGCCAGAAATCATTACTTGTTTGGATAAAGAGAAAGATAACTATCATCAACAGGAGGAGGACAATGCTAGCACTTCTTGTTCCTCTAATGTAcatgatatttttgaagttCCACAGATTGATGATATTCTTATAACAAGAGAGCATAGGAAGAGACAAGAGAGCAAAGTGGCTTCGGATGTTGAGGACAGGCTTGGAAAGCCAGATTTGGTGGCTCATGATACTGATGAACTGTCCTACAAGGATGACGCAGACTGTCTGAAGAAAATGTTGCTTAGCACAAACCAAGAGAGCAAATTGTGTAAGCCAAGAGAGAGTGTAGATTGCAACGTGGCTCATGTTTGTCCGAAAATTGGTGTTGCTGCTGATTCTCAAGCTCTGTTTCAACATTTGAGTAAGAGAATTGATCGGCTTGAGGGAGAAAGAATTCGTACAAGGCATGAAATTAGCTATGCAGCGGATGAAGAGAAACAGTTATTGAGGGAGATACGTGAGCAACTTAATGTAATACAGGCTGAAATCCATAGCTTGAGACCTAGGAAATCCCCTCCACAGGATGATCAACCCCTTATTTCTCTCATGGAG GCAATGCTACACTTTTGGCTTTGA